One genomic region from Amphiprion ocellaris isolate individual 3 ecotype Okinawa chromosome 20, ASM2253959v1, whole genome shotgun sequence encodes:
- the foxa2 gene encoding forkhead box protein A2 — MMLGAVKMEGHEHTDWSTYYGEPECYTSVGNMNTGLGMNSMNTYMSMSGMSTTANMTANSMNMSYVNTGMSPSMTGMSPGTGAMNGMGAGMTAMSAALSPSMSPMTAQPASMNALTSYTNMNAMSPIYGQSNINRSRDPKTYRRSYTHAKPPYSYISLITMAIQQSPSKMLTLAEIYQWIMDLFPFYRQNQQRWQNSIRHSLSFNDCFLKVPRSPDKPGKGSFWTLHPDSGNMFENGCYLRRQKRFKCEKKMATKDTGRKSGDGGCSNSSSESCNGNESPHSNSSSSEHKRSLSDMKTSQALSPEHTAASPVTQGQHLMSQHHSVLAHEAHLKPEHHYSFNHPFSINNLMSSEQQHHKMDLKTYEQVMHYSGYGSPMAGALSMGSMAGKAGLDSSSIPDTTYYQGVYSRPIMNSS, encoded by the exons ATGATGCTTGGAGCAGTTAAAATGGAAGGACACGAACACACCGACTGGAGCACCTACTACGGAGAGCCCGAG TGTTACACCTCGGTAGGCAACATGAACACGGGCCTGGGAATGAACTCGATGAATACCTACATGAGCATGTCTGGCATGAGCACCACTGCCAACATGACGGCCAACTCCATGAACATGTCATACGTCAACACGGGCATGAGTCCCTCCATGACCGGCATGTCACCGGGCACCGGAGCCATGAACGGCATGGGCGCAGGCATGACGGCCATGAGCGCAGCCCTGAGCCCCAGTATGAGCCCCATGACCGCGCAGCCCGCTTCGATGAACGCCTTGACTTCTTACACCAACATGAACGCCATGAGCCCCATATACGGACAGTCTAACATCAACAGGTCCAGAGACCCGAAGACCTACCGCAGGAGCTACACGCACGCCAAACCGCCGTATTCCTACATTTCCCTCATCACCATGGCCATCCAGCAGTCTCCCAGTAAGATGCTGACACTGGCCGAGATCTACCAGTGGATAATGGACCTGTTCCCCTTTTACCGACAGAACCAGCAGCGCTGGCAGAACTCCATTCGCCACTCTTTGTCGTTCAATGACTGTTTCCTCAAAGTGCCCAGGTCTCCGGATAAACCGGGGAAAGGCTCCTTTTGGACTCTCCACCCGGACTCCGGGAACATGTTTGAGAACGGCTGCTACCTGAGGAGGCAGAAGCGCTTCAAGTGCGAGAAGAAGATGGCCACGAAGGATACCGGCCGCAAGTCAGGAGACGGCGGCTGCTCCAACAGCAGCTCCGAGAGCTGCAACGGCAACGAGTCCCCGCACTCCAACTCCTCCTCCAGCGAGCACAAAAGGTCCCTGTCGGACATGAAGACGAGCCAGGCCCTGAGCCCGGAGCACACCGCCGCCTCCCCGGTGACGCAGGGGCAGCACCTCATGTCTCAGCATCACTCGGTCCTTGCGCACGAAGCGCACCTGAAGCCGGAGCACCACTACTCCTTCAACCACCCCTTCTCCATCAACAACCTCATGTCCTCAGAGCAACAGCATCACAAAATGGACCTAAAGACTTATGAGCAGGTGATGCATTACTCTGGCTATGGCTCCCCGATGGCCGGAGCTCTTTCCATGGGCTCCATGGCGGGGAAAGCCGGCCTGGATTCTTCATCCATACCTGACACAACTTACTATCAAGGCGTCTATTCCAGGCCAATCATGAACTCCTCATAA